The proteins below come from a single Oryzomicrobium terrae genomic window:
- the rsmB gene encoding 16S rRNA (cytosine(967)-C(5))-methyltransferase RsmB, whose amino-acid sequence MTDRSTRSPRISLSRPNTAPHSGKVRHGGSHAASVERHLPPWPKADALATAFLLAVPVVGGVLDGRSLAELLGRGVPVPRGREATGTVRAQAQDMVYWTLRRYGLGDAILSRLLERPLPSVEIRALLLLALYRLDAEPDDSHTTVDQAVEAAGHLAGGRFKALVNAVLRNALRRRDSLAQATADDADAQTWHPAWWRAKLQQAYPDRWVELLAAANQAPPMALRVNRRRASVVEMAQRLVEVDCPTEACGADGLRLLRPRPVSDIPGFAEGLVSVQDPGAQRAAHLLAAAPGQRVLDACAAPGGKAAHILELADARLLALDVSPERCQRIEQNLERLGLAAAVKVADCRDVARWWDGKPFDRILADVPCSASGVARRHPDSKWLRRPEDIASFARTQGEILRALWPTLARGGKMLYATCSVFPEENTEQIAAFLADPAVHGQVELLGEETLLPCPDHDGFYYALLQKTL is encoded by the coding sequence ATGACTGATCGCTCCACCCGCTCGCCCCGTATTTCCCTTTCCCGCCCCAACACCGCGCCTCATTCGGGCAAGGTGCGTCATGGTGGTTCACATGCTGCTTCCGTGGAGCGCCACTTGCCCCCCTGGCCTAAGGCCGATGCCTTGGCCACGGCGTTCCTGCTGGCGGTGCCGGTGGTCGGTGGTGTGTTGGATGGCCGCAGCCTGGCGGAATTGCTCGGCCGTGGTGTGCCGGTGCCGCGCGGCCGCGAAGCGACAGGAACCGTGCGTGCCCAGGCGCAGGATATGGTGTATTGGACATTGCGCCGCTATGGGTTGGGCGACGCCATTCTGTCCCGCTTGCTTGAACGGCCTTTGCCCAGTGTGGAAATCCGCGCCTTGTTGCTGCTCGCCCTGTACCGTCTCGATGCCGAGCCGGACGACAGCCATACCACGGTGGACCAGGCAGTCGAGGCGGCGGGACATCTGGCGGGTGGGCGTTTCAAGGCGTTGGTCAATGCGGTGCTGCGTAACGCCTTGCGCCGGCGCGACAGCCTGGCTCAGGCCACGGCGGACGATGCGGATGCACAAACCTGGCATCCAGCCTGGTGGCGCGCAAAATTACAGCAGGCCTATCCGGATCGCTGGGTGGAGTTGCTGGCCGCAGCCAATCAGGCGCCGCCCATGGCGCTGCGCGTCAACCGCCGCCGGGCGAGCGTGGTGGAGATGGCACAACGACTGGTCGAGGTGGATTGCCCGACGGAGGCCTGTGGCGCGGACGGCCTGCGCCTGCTGAGGCCACGGCCGGTGAGCGACATTCCTGGTTTTGCGGAGGGGCTGGTTTCGGTTCAGGATCCGGGCGCCCAGCGGGCGGCCCACCTACTGGCGGCAGCGCCGGGCCAACGCGTGCTCGATGCCTGTGCCGCCCCGGGCGGCAAGGCCGCCCATATTCTCGAACTGGCCGATGCGCGCCTGCTCGCCCTCGATGTGTCGCCGGAACGCTGCCAACGCATCGAACAGAATCTGGAACGGCTCGGCCTGGCGGCGGCGGTCAAGGTCGCCGATTGCCGCGATGTGGCCCGTTGGTGGGATGGCAAGCCCTTCGACCGCATTCTTGCCGATGTGCCCTGTTCCGCTTCCGGTGTGGCCCGCCGCCACCCGGACAGCAAATGGCTGCGTCGCCCCGAGGACATTGCCTCGTTCGCCCGGACCCAGGGGGAAATTCTGCGGGCCCTATGGCCTACCCTCGCCCGTGGCGGAAAAATGCTCTATGCCACCTGCTCGGTTTTTCCGGAAGAAAACACCGAACAGATCGCCGCCTTCCTGGCGGACCCGGCGGTGCATGGCCAAGTTGAGTTGCTCGGCGAGGAAACCTTGCTCCCCTGCCCCGATCACGATGGCTTCTACTACGCTCTGCTGCAAAAAACCCTCTGA
- a CDS encoding DUF4390 domain-containing protein translates to MLLAILLLGMVPAVAAEIEVRQPVLVAGDDGYAVSADFVFDLPARLEDAVTRGVVLPFVIEFEITRRRWWWLDESVVTRSQTVRLSYHALTRQYRLSVGALHQSFSSLEEALRLLSRLRHWTVLERSQLRSGDPYEAALRLRLDISQLPKPFQISALANRDWTLSSDWARWSFVPASLPSEAR, encoded by the coding sequence GTGCTGTTGGCGATCCTGTTGCTGGGCATGGTGCCGGCCGTTGCTGCTGAAATCGAGGTGCGTCAGCCGGTACTGGTTGCCGGCGACGATGGTTATGCGGTGTCAGCCGATTTTGTCTTCGACCTGCCTGCACGCTTGGAAGACGCGGTCACCCGAGGGGTGGTGCTGCCTTTCGTGATTGAATTCGAGATAACCCGGCGGCGCTGGTGGTGGCTCGATGAAAGCGTGGTCACGCGCAGCCAGACGGTGCGTCTGTCCTACCATGCCCTGACCCGCCAATACCGCTTGTCGGTCGGGGCATTGCATCAAAGCTTCTCTTCCCTGGAAGAAGCCCTGCGCCTACTGTCCCGGCTGCGTCACTGGACCGTGCTGGAGCGCTCCCAATTGCGCTCGGGCGATCCCTACGAAGCGGCATTGCGGCTGCGCCTCGATATCTCCCAGCTGCCCAAACCCTTCCAGATCAGTGCGTTGGCCAACCGGGACTGGACCTTGAGTTCGGACTGGGCGCGCTGGTCGTTCGTGCCCGCGTCCCTGCCGAGCGAGGCGCGATGA
- the trkA gene encoding Trk system potassium transporter TrkA — protein sequence MKILILGAGQVGASLAEHLSSEANDLTVVDIDRERLALLQDRFDLRTLVGDASTPGVLEAAGAADADLLVAVTRSDPANLVACKLAHSRFNVPRRVARLRNADFFADPSLFAPEHFAVSEALCPEQEVTDTIVRLVEFPRALQVLEFGGGRLTLVGVRAYEGGLLVGHPIREMRRHLPEDIDARIAALYRRDRPVPPTGETRIEVGDEVFFIAPSEHLPAVLRELRREEQPVRRVVVAGAGNIGARVAGALQRRCRVTVVEANRLRAEDVAAQLDDAMVLCGGASDEDVLDQANIGESDLFLALTNDDEDNILAASLAKRLGCRRVLALINRRVYADMVQGGPIDIALSPAEVSAGAFLAHVRQGDVVQVHRLRRGAAEALELVVHGDARTSKVVGRRIADLDLPAGASVAALVRAMDVPRVLEHSEADVETRYGEVIMAHHDTVIEAGDHVILFCTRKELVPKVVRLFQVAVGFL from the coding sequence ATGAAGATCCTCATTCTCGGCGCCGGCCAGGTCGGCGCCAGTCTGGCCGAACACCTGAGTTCGGAGGCCAACGACCTGACCGTGGTCGACATCGACCGGGAGCGGTTGGCCCTGTTGCAGGATCGCTTCGACCTGCGCACCCTGGTCGGCGACGCCTCCACCCCCGGGGTGCTGGAGGCTGCCGGTGCCGCCGATGCCGACCTGCTGGTGGCGGTCACGCGCAGCGACCCGGCCAACCTGGTGGCCTGCAAGCTGGCCCACAGCCGCTTCAACGTGCCGCGCCGGGTGGCCCGGCTGCGCAATGCCGACTTCTTCGCCGACCCGAGCCTGTTCGCCCCGGAGCACTTCGCCGTCAGCGAGGCCCTCTGCCCCGAGCAGGAGGTCACCGACACCATCGTCCGCCTGGTGGAATTCCCCCGCGCCCTGCAGGTGCTGGAGTTCGGCGGCGGTCGCCTCACCCTGGTGGGGGTGCGCGCCTACGAGGGCGGCCTGCTGGTCGGCCATCCGATCCGCGAGATGCGCCGCCACCTGCCCGAGGACATCGACGCCCGCATCGCCGCCCTGTACCGGCGTGACCGGCCGGTGCCGCCCACCGGCGAGACCCGCATCGAGGTGGGGGACGAGGTGTTCTTCATCGCCCCCAGCGAGCATCTGCCGGCGGTGCTGCGCGAATTGCGCCGCGAGGAGCAGCCGGTGCGCCGGGTGGTGGTGGCCGGCGCCGGCAACATCGGCGCCCGGGTGGCCGGCGCCTTGCAGCGACGCTGCCGGGTGACGGTGGTGGAAGCCAACCGGCTGCGCGCCGAGGATGTGGCCGCCCAGCTCGACGACGCCATGGTGCTGTGCGGCGGAGCCAGCGACGAGGACGTGCTCGATCAGGCCAACATCGGCGAATCTGACCTGTTCCTGGCCCTGACCAACGACGACGAGGACAACATCCTCGCCGCCAGCCTGGCCAAGCGCCTCGGCTGCCGCCGGGTGCTGGCCCTGATCAACCGCCGGGTTTATGCCGACATGGTCCAGGGCGGCCCCATCGACATCGCCCTGTCCCCGGCCGAAGTCTCCGCCGGGGCCTTTCTCGCCCACGTGCGCCAGGGCGACGTGGTCCAGGTGCACCGCCTGCGCCGCGGCGCCGCCGAGGCCCTGGAGCTGGTGGTGCACGGCGATGCCCGCACCTCCAAGGTGGTGGGCCGGCGCATCGCCGACCTGGACCTGCCCGCCGGGGCGTCGGTGGCCGCCCTGGTGCGGGCCATGGACGTCCCCCGGGTACTGGAGCACAGCGAGGCCGACGTGGAAACCCGCTACGGCGAGGTGATCATGGCCCATCACGACACGGTGATCGAGGCCGGCGACCACGTCATCTTGTTCTGCACGCGCAAGGAGCTGGTGCCCAAGGTGGTGCGCCTGTTCCAGGTCGCCGTCGGCTTCCTGTGA
- a CDS encoding TrkH family potassium uptake protein, with translation MQPYLPVVRVFALILFFFGATLLLPLLVAWGLDDGAGPALGASLALTLGSSALLLLATRRATGDLSIRDGFLLVVLTWAVLPVFAALPLMLQLGTSFTDAYFEAASGLTTTCATVLTGLDALPPSINLWRCQLAWVGGMGLIVLAVAILPLLGIGGRQMFKAETPGPMKERNLTPRIAETAKGLWGVYVLLTALCVGAYRWAGMTWLDAVMHGFSTLGLGGYSSHDASYGYWNSPAIEAVAVVFMLVAGLNFATHYLALRRLSLRAYRNDPEAGWFLWLMLGSVAGITVYLVSLGVYPDPASAFRHAAFNVVSVATTTGFATTDYSQWPPFATLWMLFLSSFATCAGSTGGGIKMIRAVILYQQVKREILRALYPSAVVPVRLAGAPVPSPILFAVLAFAFMYMASTALLTMILVGVGLEPLTAFSAVVAMINNTGPGLNEIGPAGNFAGLTDLQTWICSFTMLLGRLEIFTLLVVFSPAFWRR, from the coding sequence CTGCAGCCCTACCTGCCGGTGGTGCGGGTGTTCGCTCTGATCCTGTTCTTCTTCGGCGCCACCCTGCTGCTGCCCCTGCTCGTCGCCTGGGGGCTGGACGACGGCGCCGGCCCGGCCCTGGGCGCCAGTCTGGCCCTGACCCTGGGCAGCAGCGCCCTGCTGCTGCTCGCCACCCGGCGCGCCACCGGCGATCTGTCGATACGGGACGGTTTCCTGCTGGTGGTGCTGACCTGGGCGGTGCTGCCGGTGTTCGCCGCCCTGCCCCTGATGCTGCAATTGGGCACGAGCTTCACCGACGCCTACTTCGAGGCCGCCTCCGGCCTCACCACCACCTGCGCCACGGTGCTCACCGGGCTGGACGCCCTGCCGCCCTCGATCAACCTGTGGCGCTGCCAGCTGGCCTGGGTCGGCGGCATGGGCCTGATCGTGCTGGCGGTGGCGATCCTGCCCCTGCTCGGTATCGGTGGCCGGCAGATGTTCAAGGCCGAGACCCCGGGGCCGATGAAGGAGCGCAACCTGACGCCGCGCATCGCCGAGACGGCCAAGGGCCTGTGGGGCGTCTACGTGCTGCTTACCGCCCTGTGCGTAGGTGCCTACCGCTGGGCCGGCATGACCTGGCTGGACGCGGTGATGCACGGCTTTTCCACCCTCGGCCTGGGCGGCTATTCCAGCCACGACGCCAGCTACGGCTACTGGAACAGCCCGGCCATCGAGGCGGTGGCGGTGGTCTTCATGCTGGTGGCCGGCCTCAACTTCGCCACCCACTACCTGGCGCTGCGCCGCCTGTCGCTGCGCGCCTACCGCAACGATCCGGAGGCTGGCTGGTTCCTCTGGCTGATGCTCGGCAGCGTGGCCGGCATTACCGTCTATCTGGTGTCCCTGGGGGTCTATCCCGACCCGGCCAGCGCTTTCCGCCACGCGGCCTTCAACGTGGTGTCGGTGGCCACCACCACCGGTTTCGCCACCACCGACTACAGCCAGTGGCCGCCCTTCGCCACCCTGTGGATGCTGTTCCTGTCGAGCTTCGCTACCTGCGCCGGCTCCACCGGCGGCGGTATCAAGATGATCCGGGCGGTGATCCTCTATCAGCAGGTCAAGCGCGAGATCCTGCGCGCCCTCTACCCCAGCGCCGTGGTGCCGGTGCGCCTGGCCGGCGCGCCGGTGCCCTCCCCCATCCTGTTCGCCGTGCTTGCCTTCGCCTTCATGTACATGGCCAGCACCGCCCTGCTCACCATGATCCTGGTGGGGGTGGGCCTGGAGCCTCTGACCGCCTTCTCGGCGGTGGTGGCGATGATCAACAACACCGGCCCGGGGTTGAACGAGATCGGCCCGGCGGGCAACTTCGCCGGGCTGACCGACCTGCAGACCTGGATCTGCTCGTTCACCATGCTGCTCGGCCGGCTGGAAATCTTCACCCTGCTGGTGGTGTTTTCTCCGGCGTTCTGGCGGCGCTGA
- the hemE gene encoding uroporphyrinogen decarboxylase — protein sequence MARPQNDTFLRALLREPTDYTPVWLMRQAGRYLPEYCATRKQAGSFLNLCKNPRAACEVTLQPLERYDLDAAILFSDILTVPDAMGLGLYFAEGEGPRFERPLADEAAIKALKVPDPYGELKYVMDAVSEIRGALNNRVPLIGFSGSPYTLACYMVEGGSSDDYRKIKTMLYSRPDLLHHILAVTADAVTAYLNAQIDSGAQAVMIFDSWGGGLSAAAYQEFSLRYMERIVAGLKREKDGEKVPVIVFTKGGGLWLESIAAIGTDAVGLDWTIDLGEARRRVGDKVALQGNLDPSVLFAPAEVVAAEAVKVLASFDRPGPSNTGHVFNLGHGISQFTPPDVVKTLVDTVHAESRRRRQAA from the coding sequence ATGGCCCGCCCGCAGAACGACACCTTCCTCCGCGCCCTGCTGCGTGAGCCCACCGACTACACCCCGGTCTGGCTGATGCGCCAGGCCGGCCGCTACCTGCCCGAGTACTGCGCCACGCGCAAGCAGGCCGGCAGCTTCCTCAACCTGTGCAAAAACCCCCGGGCGGCCTGCGAGGTGACCCTGCAGCCCCTGGAGCGCTACGACCTGGATGCGGCCATCCTCTTCTCCGACATCCTCACCGTGCCCGACGCCATGGGTCTGGGGCTGTACTTCGCCGAGGGCGAGGGGCCGCGCTTCGAGCGCCCCCTGGCCGACGAGGCGGCGATCAAGGCCCTCAAGGTGCCGGACCCCTACGGCGAACTGAAGTACGTCATGGACGCGGTATCCGAGATCCGCGGTGCGCTGAACAACCGGGTGCCCCTGATCGGCTTCTCCGGCAGCCCCTACACCCTGGCCTGCTACATGGTCGAAGGCGGTTCCAGCGACGACTACCGCAAGATCAAGACCATGCTGTACTCCCGCCCCGACCTGCTGCACCACATCCTGGCGGTGACGGCGGATGCGGTGACCGCCTACCTGAACGCCCAGATCGATTCCGGCGCCCAGGCAGTGATGATCTTCGACTCCTGGGGCGGCGGCCTGTCGGCGGCGGCCTACCAGGAATTCTCGCTGCGCTACATGGAGCGCATCGTCGCCGGGCTGAAGCGCGAGAAGGACGGCGAGAAAGTGCCGGTGATCGTATTCACCAAGGGCGGCGGCCTGTGGCTCGAATCCATCGCCGCCATCGGCACCGACGCCGTCGGTCTGGACTGGACCATCGACCTGGGCGAGGCCCGCCGCCGCGTCGGCGACAAGGTTGCCCTGCAGGGCAACCTGGACCCCTCCGTGCTGTTCGCCCCGGCCGAGGTGGTGGCAGCCGAGGCCGTCAAGGTGCTGGCCTCCTTCGATCGCCCGGGGCCGAGCAACACCGGCCACGTCTTCAACCTGGGCCACGGCATCTCCCAGTTCACCCCGCCGGACGTGGTCAAGACCCTGGTGGACACGGTCCACGCCGAAAGCCGTCGGCGCCGTCAGGCTGCCTAA
- a CDS encoding S1/P1 nuclease, with amino-acid sequence MAAIAWRHLDNETQDSIGTLLRQHPDWPRWVARSRNDTPASANEEAFIASSTWADELRRDPRFRDSQRTSAATRPFTLDDGERHSDWHYLNRPLDGEGRLGNNRLGGNLDNALEDLSKILADTTQPAQHRAQALVWLIHLCADAHQPLHTVTRLQGDIPDSGGNGLLIHDPSHPRLTQQSLHAWWDDRPGPPWLHGEKLTAQALELDLGMPPIPPRTPQEWIREAQHLARSVVYRNLTGPQPITLSPEYRDNAQRIADRQVVAAGRRLAFWLSALLAIR; translated from the coding sequence GTGGCCGCCATTGCCTGGCGGCACTTGGATAACGAAACCCAGGACAGCATCGGGACCCTGCTGCGCCAGCACCCGGACTGGCCACGCTGGGTCGCCCGCAGCCGCAACGACACCCCCGCCAGCGCGAACGAAGAAGCCTTCATTGCGTCATCAACCTGGGCTGACGAACTGCGGCGCGACCCACGCTTTCGCGACTCGCAACGAACGTCTGCAGCGACACGCCCCTTCACACTCGACGACGGCGAGCGGCACAGTGACTGGCATTACCTCAACCGCCCCCTGGACGGCGAAGGACGATTAGGCAACAACCGCCTGGGTGGCAACCTGGACAACGCCCTGGAGGATCTTTCCAAAATCCTGGCCGACACCACGCAGCCTGCCCAACACCGGGCACAAGCTTTGGTCTGGCTCATCCATCTGTGTGCCGATGCCCATCAACCACTGCATACCGTTACCCGTCTGCAGGGCGACATCCCGGATAGCGGCGGCAACGGCCTGCTGATCCACGACCCGAGCCATCCCCGGCTCACGCAGCAGTCCCTGCACGCCTGGTGGGACGATCGCCCCGGACCACCCTGGCTGCACGGGGAAAAGCTGACAGCCCAGGCCCTGGAGCTCGATCTGGGCATGCCCCCCATTCCGCCGCGCACCCCCCAGGAGTGGATCCGCGAAGCCCAGCACCTGGCCCGTTCCGTTGTCTATCGCAACCTTACCGGGCCGCAGCCCATCACCCTCAGCCCGGAGTACCGGGACAACGCACAACGCATTGCGGACCGACAGGTCGTCGCCGCTGGACGACGTCTGGCATTCTGGCTCAGCGCGCTGCTCGCTATTCGCTAA
- a CDS encoding sensor histidine kinase: protein MKLLIAVAAALGGFLLLLLTLASGNTPLFTRQYPWLLVGNLVVALSLVGLVGWQFALLAREHRAKVFGSKLKLRLVLFFGLMAVVPGALVYGVSVRFVTKSIESWFDVRVEKALESGLNLGRSALDTRLAEFTARGRAVAQELADRPDVQRRVMLNRLREQADAETALLVTAQGQLLASASAGLSNLLPALPTTSQLKQARLNRGLAEVEGEGGQDLTLRVLLPISTFSLGEEPRYLQLSQPVPKALAANAEAVQAVYRDYQELALARSGLTRLYALSLTLTLLLALLGAIALAFVLARRLSAPLSILAEGTQAVAAGDFTPRQAIYSRDELGVLTQSFSRMTRQLDDARRETERHRAELESARAYLEEILGNLSAGVLAFDRRFVLHAANQGAGHILGDDLTGLIGEPADSWPRLADYGRAIRDAFADNPDEDWQREVDLVGTDGAHRILLVRGSTLPAASGGGFVVVFDDVSQLIAAQRAAAWGEVARRLAHEIKNPLTPIQLSAERLQVKLADKLANGDADLLQRSTTTIINQVQAMKHMVDDFRDYARLPPPELRPLDLNALVGEVLGLYETSQVPVVADLSPDLPPVLGDATQLRQIIHNLLRNAQDAVEGLGGSGVEEATGPAPAPRIELTTALAGRYAELLVADNGCGFPAEVLARAFEPYTTTKAKGTGLGLAIVRKIADEHGGDVILSNRAPRGALIRVRIPLATAPADARPVA, encoded by the coding sequence ATGAAGCTGCTGATCGCGGTAGCCGCTGCCCTGGGAGGCTTCCTCCTGCTGCTGCTGACCCTGGCGTCGGGCAATACCCCGCTGTTCACCCGCCAGTACCCCTGGCTACTGGTGGGCAACCTGGTGGTAGCGCTGAGCCTAGTCGGGCTGGTCGGCTGGCAGTTCGCCCTCCTCGCCCGGGAGCACCGGGCCAAGGTCTTCGGCTCCAAGTTGAAGCTGCGCCTAGTGTTGTTTTTTGGACTGATGGCGGTGGTTCCCGGGGCGCTGGTGTATGGGGTTTCGGTGCGTTTTGTGACCAAGAGCATCGAGAGCTGGTTTGACGTGCGGGTGGAGAAAGCCCTGGAGTCCGGCCTCAACCTCGGCCGTTCCGCCCTCGATACCCGGCTGGCGGAATTCACCGCCCGGGGACGGGCGGTGGCTCAAGAGCTGGCCGACCGTCCGGACGTGCAGCGCCGGGTGATGCTCAACCGCCTGCGCGAGCAGGCCGATGCCGAAACTGCCCTGCTCGTCACGGCCCAGGGCCAGCTGCTGGCCTCGGCTTCGGCCGGTCTGTCGAATCTGCTGCCGGCCCTGCCGACTACCAGCCAGTTGAAACAGGCCCGTCTCAACCGGGGGCTGGCCGAGGTCGAAGGGGAAGGGGGGCAGGATCTGACCCTGCGCGTGCTGCTGCCGATCAGCACCTTCAGCTTGGGCGAGGAGCCCCGCTACCTGCAGTTGTCCCAGCCCGTGCCCAAGGCCCTGGCGGCCAATGCCGAGGCGGTCCAGGCGGTGTATCGGGATTACCAGGAACTGGCCCTGGCCCGCTCCGGCCTGACCCGCTTGTACGCCCTGTCCCTGACCTTGACCCTGTTGCTCGCCCTGCTCGGCGCCATCGCCCTGGCCTTCGTTCTGGCCCGGCGCCTCTCGGCGCCCCTGTCGATCCTGGCCGAAGGTACCCAGGCGGTGGCTGCTGGCGACTTCACGCCGCGCCAGGCCATCTACAGCCGCGACGAGTTGGGGGTGCTGACCCAGTCGTTCTCGCGCATGACCCGCCAGCTCGACGATGCCCGGCGCGAGACCGAGCGGCACCGGGCCGAGCTTGAATCGGCCCGGGCCTATCTGGAAGAAATCCTCGGCAACTTGTCCGCCGGGGTGTTGGCCTTCGATCGTCGCTTCGTTCTGCACGCCGCCAACCAGGGGGCCGGCCACATCCTCGGCGACGATCTGACCGGTCTGATCGGCGAGCCGGCGGATAGCTGGCCGCGCCTGGCCGACTACGGCCGGGCGATTCGCGATGCCTTTGCCGATAACCCGGATGAGGACTGGCAGCGCGAGGTGGATCTGGTCGGCACCGACGGTGCCCACCGCATCCTGTTGGTGCGCGGCTCGACCCTGCCGGCCGCATCCGGCGGCGGCTTCGTCGTGGTCTTCGACGACGTCAGCCAACTCATCGCTGCCCAACGTGCCGCCGCCTGGGGCGAAGTGGCGCGTCGCCTGGCCCACGAGATCAAGAACCCTCTGACGCCGATCCAGCTGTCCGCCGAGCGTCTCCAGGTCAAGCTGGCTGACAAGCTGGCCAACGGCGACGCCGATCTTCTGCAACGCTCCACCACCACCATCATCAACCAGGTCCAGGCGATGAAACACATGGTGGACGATTTCCGCGACTACGCCCGCCTGCCGCCGCCGGAGCTGCGTCCCCTCGATCTGAATGCCCTGGTCGGCGAGGTGCTCGGGCTCTACGAAACCTCTCAGGTGCCGGTCGTGGCCGACCTGAGCCCCGATCTGCCGCCGGTACTGGGTGACGCCACCCAGTTGCGCCAGATCATCCACAACCTGTTGCGTAACGCCCAGGATGCGGTGGAGGGCCTGGGCGGCAGCGGTGTGGAGGAAGCAACCGGTCCCGCCCCGGCGCCGCGCATCGAACTCACCACGGCCCTGGCCGGCCGTTACGCCGAACTGCTGGTGGCCGACAATGGCTGCGGGTTTCCGGCGGAGGTGCTGGCCCGGGCCTTCGAACCCTACACCACCACCAAGGCCAAGGGCACCGGCCTCGGCCTGGCCATCGTGCGCAAGATCGCCGACGAACACGGCGGCGACGTCATCCTTTCCAACCGGGCACCCCGGGGTGCCCTGATCCGGGTGCGCATCCCCCTGGCTACGGCCCCCGCCGATGCCCGGCCTGTCGCCTGA
- a CDS encoding sigma-54-dependent transcriptional regulator, whose translation MAQILVVDDEVGIRELLSEILADEGHAVLLAENAAAARRVRAERRPDLVLLDIWMPDTDGITLLKEWAAAGQLNMPVIMMSGHGTIDTAVEATRFGAADFLEKPIALQKLLATVKRVLKHETPAAKPVMTLEAFAHVPLFKDFRKRLEQAAARTPAVLLRCPAGGLAEACARTLQAPQAPWLDLSTEAGPLTQERLQEVAGGVLFVPELPSLGRLQQMNLAFALERLERHKLMLVVASSKSATTLPDAGWDPALVSRLAEVRLALPPLTDRGDEVPEIAALLLTLLAERGEVPHKRLASGALNLLRQQRWPGDDGGWTALAAAVKNLALTALDDEISAEEVARLLTAESAAENGPGQALSAFFGEPLREAREAFEKAYFAHHLAVAGGNMTRVAEQTGLERTHLYRKLKQLGLPVGRSKE comes from the coding sequence ATGGCCCAGATCCTCGTAGTCGACGACGAAGTCGGCATTCGCGAGCTGCTCTCCGAAATCCTTGCCGACGAAGGCCACGCCGTGCTGCTGGCGGAAAACGCCGCCGCCGCCCGGCGCGTCCGGGCCGAGCGGCGCCCCGACCTGGTGCTGCTCGACATCTGGATGCCCGACACCGACGGCATCACCCTGCTCAAGGAATGGGCGGCGGCGGGCCAGCTGAACATGCCGGTGATCATGATGTCCGGCCACGGCACCATCGACACCGCAGTGGAAGCCACTCGCTTCGGCGCCGCCGATTTCCTGGAGAAGCCGATCGCCCTGCAGAAACTGCTGGCCACGGTGAAGCGCGTGCTCAAGCACGAAACCCCGGCGGCCAAGCCGGTGATGACCCTGGAAGCCTTTGCCCACGTCCCGCTCTTCAAGGACTTCCGCAAGCGTCTCGAACAAGCGGCGGCGCGCACCCCGGCAGTGCTGCTGCGCTGCCCCGCCGGTGGCCTGGCCGAAGCCTGCGCCCGCACCCTGCAGGCGCCACAGGCGCCCTGGCTCGACCTGTCCACCGAGGCCGGCCCCCTTACCCAGGAGCGCCTCCAGGAAGTGGCCGGCGGCGTGCTGTTCGTGCCCGAACTGCCCAGCCTGGGGCGGTTGCAGCAGATGAACCTGGCCTTTGCCCTGGAACGGCTGGAACGGCACAAGCTGATGCTGGTGGTGGCCAGCAGCAAGTCCGCCACCACCCTGCCCGACGCCGGCTGGGACCCGGCCCTGGTGAGCCGCCTGGCGGAAGTCCGCCTGGCCCTGCCGCCCCTTACCGACCGGGGCGACGAGGTGCCGGAAATCGCCGCCCTGCTGCTCACCCTGCTCGCCGAGCGCGGCGAGGTTCCGCACAAGCGCCTGGCCAGCGGCGCCCTCAACCTGCTGCGCCAGCAGCGCTGGCCGGGCGATGACGGCGGCTGGACGGCCCTCGCCGCGGCGGTCAAGAACCTGGCCCTGACCGCCCTCGATGATGAGATCAGCGCCGAGGAAGTGGCCCGCCTGCTCACCGCCGAAAGCGCGGCGGAAAACGGCCCGGGTCAGGCTCTCAGCGCCTTCTTCGGCGAGCCGCTGCGCGAGGCTCGGGAAGCCTTCGAGAAGGCCTACTTTGCCCACCACCTGGCGGTGGCCGGCGGCAACATGACCCGGGTGGCGGAGCAGACCGGACTGGAACGCACCCACCTTTACCGCAAGCTCAAGCAGCTTGGCCTGCCCGTCGGGCGCAGCAAGGAATAA